A genomic segment from Dendropsophus ebraccatus isolate aDenEbr1 chromosome 7, aDenEbr1.pat, whole genome shotgun sequence encodes:
- the LOC138796501 gene encoding vomeronasal type-2 receptor 26-like: MALSSSESRESAVTEDSENCQRCPDHEWPNEGKNNCVVRYVEFLSYETDVVALVFSIISILLSLITLCIIGIFTLFRNIPIVRANNRTLSFILLISLVFSLLCVFLFIGRPVDITCMLRQIFYGVFFTVAVSSVLAKTIIVCIAFKATRPDSPWRKCVGVKLPYTVVLVCSSIQILNAVIWLSLSPPYQEYNLDYPGKIIIQCNEGSVLAFYLMLGYMGFLAAVSFVLAFLVRTLPDIYNEAKYITFSMLVFCSVWICAIPAYLSSTGKHMVTVEIFAILASGGGILSCMFLPKCYNILMKPEEKSSEHLLRIM, encoded by the coding sequence ACAGTGAAAATTGCCAGCGATGTCCTGACCATGAATGGCCGAATGAGGGGAAGAACAATTGTGTTGTGAGATATGTGGAGTTTTTGTCCTATGAGACTGATGTTGTTGCTTTAGTCTTCTCCATCATCTCCATATTACTCTCTCTTATAACTTTATGTATAATTGGAATATTCACTTTATTCCGGAACATTCCCATTGTCAGAGCCAATAATCGGACCCTCAGCTTCATTCTCCTGATCTCTCTCGTGTTCAGCTTACTCTGTGTGTTTCTCTTCATCGGTCGCCCAgtggatataacctgcatgctgagacaaatcttctatggggtcttcttcacagtagccgtgtcttctgtcctggccaagaccatcatagtctgcatagcattcaaggccaccagacctgacagtccctggagaaagtgtgtgggggttaagcttccttatactgtagtgttggtctgttcatctattcagatcctgaatgcagttatctggttgtcactgtctcctccatatcaggagtataacctggattatcctgggaagatcatcattcagtgtaatgaagggtcagtcttggccttttacctcatgttgggttatatggggtttctggcagcggtgagctttgttctagctttcctggtgaggacattacctgatatctacaatgaggccaagtacatcaccttcagcatgctggtgttctgcagtgtctggatctgtgccatcccggcctatctgagcagtacaGGGAAACACATGGTCACTGTAGAGATATTCGCCATATTGGCCTCAGGGGGAGGAATATTGAGCTGCATGTTTTTACCAAAATGTTACAATATCCTGATGAAGCCGGAAGAGAAGAGTTCTGAACACTTGTTACGCATTATGTGA